TCTCCCAGAGCTGCTCGGGGTTCATCTCGCCCAGCCCCTTGTAGCGCTGGACGGAAACCTCCCGGTTGCCGGTCTGGCGCAGCGTTTTCAGGAGCTCCAGGGGGTCGGTCATTTCGAGCCGCTCATCCTTGGCCAGGTGGAGGGTGATGCCGGGCTTCTTCTCCGCCATGAAATCGAGGCCGAAAACCTTCAAGGCGCCTCGGAGCTCCTCCAGCTCGGTGGCCTCCCCCAGCTCCTCCGGCTCGTGCTTCCTCCATCCCGACCGCTCGCCCAGAAGGTCGGCCAGCTCCTCCCCCGCCTCGGCCTTCTCCTCCAGAAGTCCCAGCTCCTGGTCGGTGTAAGCGTAGTCTACGACACCGGTTTCGAGGTCGCGCAGGTAGTATCGCGGCAGGCAGCCGTCCCGCTCGCGGCCGAGGTACTCCTCCACGTCCAGCCCCCGACGCCCGAGGCGCTCGAAGGCGAGCTCCACCCGTCGGAGGAGCTTGGTCAGACCGATGAGCTCGTTTTCGTCCCGCTTGACGCCGTCTATCACCGCCCGGGCCCCGCGGCAGCCCAGCTCGAGTACCAGGCGGTCCATCTCCCCCTCGCTCTGGATGTAGAACTCCTCGCGGCCGCGCTTTACCCGGTAGAGCGGCGGCTGGGCGATATAGATGTACCCCTGCTCCAGAAGCGGTCGCATCTGGCGGTAGAAGAAGGTCAAGAGCAGGGTGCGGATGTGGCTGCCGTCCACGTCGGCGTCGGTCATTATCACGATTTTGTGGTAGCGCAGCCTCTGGAGATCGAACTCCTCGGCGATGCCGGAACCGATGGCGGTGATGATGGTGATGAGCTCGTTGTTGGAAAGAATCTTGTCCAGGCGGGCCTTCTCCACGTTCAATATCTTCCCGCCGAGGGGTAGGATGGCCTGGTTGGAGCGGTCGCGACCCTGCTTGGCCGATCCGCCGGCCGAGGGGCCCTCCACGATGAAAAGCTCGCATTTCTC
This sequence is a window from bacterium. Protein-coding genes within it:
- a CDS encoding toprim domain-containing protein: EKCELFIVEGPSAGGSAKQGRDRSNQAILPLGGKILNVEKARLDKILSNNELITIITAIGSGIAEEFDLQRLRYHKIVIMTDADVDGSHIRTLLLTFFYRQMRPLLEQGYIYIAQPPLYRVKRGREEFYIQSEGEMDRLVLELGCRGARAVIDGVKRDENELIGLTKLLRRVELAFERLGRRGLDVEEYLGRERDGCLPRYYLRDLETGVVDYAYTDQELGLLEEKAEAGEELADLLGERSGWRKHEPEELGEATELEELRGALKVFGLDFMAEKKPGITLHLAKDERLEMTDPLELLKTLRQTGNREVSVQRYKGLGEMNPEQLWETTMDPASRTLLQVTVEDAFAADEMFSVLMGDQVPPRREFIRSHALEVANLDI